Part of the Lolium rigidum isolate FL_2022 chromosome 6, APGP_CSIRO_Lrig_0.1, whole genome shotgun sequence genome, agagagactctcggcttccgccggagacccgacctccgggaagttcaattcgtggcgcgaccggccaaacctccaagccgcaacgtcgtatgcgcgggcagcagcctccttcgtgtagaaggtgccgagccacacacgcacaccaccggcggagatttcagacgcgaaatggcccgcagcccgctggcgaacgccgatgaagcccgtgttgctacggcgacgaggagccatctcgacggcagctgagctcagaggattctgtggtgtttttggatgagagagttgatgaggagagaaatgttgttgctgatgttagtgttgagaagacatggctatatataggacgacgagggctgaaacggcgggaataattggcgggagagaatgggcgcgagaagaatggcgggagggaaggaggggaaaaatggcgggaacctgtgccgacggcccggcCGTCGGCCTACATAGGAAGTGGCGCGAAAAAATGGCGCGAATAAGGGCGGGAAGAAGGAAAATTTGGCGGggaaggctgtgccgacggcctggccgtcggcccaCTTCACGCCGTTTGCCACCTCGCCGACGCCGTTGTCGGTGGCTGTCCGTGGCCCCACCATATGaccatgtgccgacggctaggctaCGTGCCGTCGGCACGGATAGtgtttgtgccgacggccaaagtgtgccgacggcggccgtcggtcCTGGTGGTTccgtgccgacggccaggctgtgccgacggctactttgctgggctgacggcgagcgaggctgtgccgacggcggccgtcggcacagattctggccgtcggcacgtcggcgggttcccgtagtgcTGGTGATATTTATCAAGATTTCTGACGGGAACATACTGTCCATTGATTATTATACCAACAAGATCATATAAATCATTGAATAAGACTTCACAATTTTCCTCTGTAACTCTATAAGAAAAGATCTCATCACCAGGAGCACACGTGCTGGCATGTTCAATCATTGTACTCCAACTCTTTTCTTTCATGCCAGTAAGCTGATTACCAGAAATTAAGAGTTTTATTAGAAATTCATGAAATTCTAGCAGATATTATATTGTAATTGAACATTTAGCATTACATGCAGTTAAAATAATTCCTAGCAGATGATGGATATTTTACTTCAATCCAGCACAATGATCAACTAATATCTAGTGCAGAAAATTCCAAACACCTAAGATTGCAGAAGTATCATCACAACAGAATATTTACCTCTTGGAGACTAGATTTATCTTTGTGATAGTGACGCATCAAGTGCTTCACTGTAGTAATGTTTTTCCCCTCAAGGGCAGCGAAATGTTTTCCATTTTTGGAAATTCCCTTCAATGTATGTACTGCATCTCCCTTCGATGGAAGATTACTCTTTGCATTTGCTGAAATAGACAAAAAAGTTTGGTGCGTTAAGACAAGATTGCTAATATGAAATTGATTCATTCTAACTATCTTTGTATCTGATGGTAATGGTATTTACCATAAATGTACACTGTAATCAATGTAGCATACTATTCAACTATCACATAATATTAGAAAATTACAACATTGCCCACCCTCTACATTACTGAGTAAATGAATGAACATGTCAACCTAATTTTCGTACAGAGGAAAGAAAAGTGTGGTGCGCAATCCCAACTCTGCATACTGTTTTATGACAGAGCTTGCACTTCCCTTCTAAAAACAGAACATTTACTTCTAAGACTTCATAGTTTTAGAGAAAATAATGCCATTGCATGCATCTTCCATGGATACCAATTTTACATTAGCAATCTTTGACATAAGagttcatgaaatatataatatgtGCTGTAACATCTTTTTTTCTGAAATCAGCTTGGCAGCCACTTAAAAAGAGGTGCCTGTTCTACAGCTGACTATCGCAATAATATTGTCTTGAGTAAACTACAGTGCATGAAAATCCAATTTAGTAACTTTAATGTTTTTTGATGTTCAGAATGGATAAAtaaatactcacatcgacttcggATGTCTTTGACAACAAAAGGATCAGTGATTGCTTCTTGAACTCTGACTGTAAGATCCTGCCTTTTGACTCTTGCTGTCAAACGCAACTTTTTCAGGTGGGATGTCTCTGTAAAGATGATGGAACCAAGATCGGCCTCACCATTTCTTAGAGTAATAGTTGCCAAGACTGTCTCTTTCCCACTACACATATGTATATGTttgttgaattcctctttggtgaAATCATCTTGGCCTCTCTCAGTAAAGAATTCGGCATTGACTGGCAAAATCTCAATCTGCACCTTAGAAAGATCACCACCTGTGATCTGCTTCTCATTTCGAAATATTGCTACCCTAGGGTTTTCTCCATTCTGCCACTCTACTGGACAACGAGTGAAAAGTGGATCTTCTGGTCTGTCAGCACCAACAAACCGTAGCCTGACTACCCCGGAGCTGCCTCCAGCTTCAGGAAGACCTTGTGGTACCACCCTAAAATTTAAAGTAGGATGGGAGTGAGAAAGTAACAACAAGATAATCCCTAGGCTATATATAAAGCAAATACTTGGTTTGAATTTCCTTTTGCGGTTTAAATACTTGGTTTGATAGGTTTTAGTATGATAACAAAAAAATACTTGTAAAGAGTAATTTCCAGAGGAATTACGCATATGCTTGTTCCATGCTCAACTTTTAATGGAGGCctacttgtaatttttattacttttggatttatttgtactactattgatgattattaatagtttGGCtgatttttcgcaaaaaaaatagaAGGGGgacatataagaaaaataaaacggcATGTACCTTGAAGTTGAAGGCTCATTAACACCATTAGGAAGCGAAGCTGCTTGTGGTTCCTGCATTGCGTGAAAGAGAGGAAAGGGTTAAGATGTATAGGGTGAGGTTACCGATCGAAAGACAAAAAAAGTTACATGGATAAAGATCCAAAACACTAACCTCTTTCTGGCGAACTGACTGGATCATATCTTGCATGGATACCGTAAGAGATCTTTGGGGATGATACAACAAAAAAaagattaattaattaattaattaaacaAAGGGACAAATTATCCAACACATCCATAGCATGCAAACATGAATACTCAATACATAGACTCTCTAAGATACCATCTCCAAATAGTTAACGCAGTTATGGTTACTGACAGTTTCAACAATCCATGGTTTATTCACTCAACAAATAGAGGAAACTACTATAGCTGTAAAGTTTCCTTTCCAAATATGAGTCTGTATGTTGCTGATACGGAGTAGTATATTCTTGTCATAGAAGGCTATGTACTTTCCATAGGAGAATAACTGTCGGTTCCCACAACAAGCAAGTCAACACTTCACTCGTTACTTTCATCAAATATGTGCATTTCTATTTCCCTCATAATGAATGATACCCTAAGAGAGGAAACTTGTACACGTCATATGACAAGTGTACCTGTGAAAATCCGCCAACTCCTCCGCCACCAATCCCCGTACCATGTTAGGGAGCTGGAGGAGCATGCTCTCCATGGACCCAATCCGCAAGACGAGCACCATCAGAAGTACAAACAGTTTGGCCATATCGAGCTGCACCTGTCGCACGAGTACACGACAAACCTATCACTTGCCGCAGCACAACCGGGAGAGTAGAAGACTATTCAAAATCGAAATGCGGAGAGGGGGACGGGAAGGAGCGGAGCCCCGCTTACCAGTCGAACCATCTGCGCCATCTGCTCGGCCGTGACCGCCCTCGCCCTCCTCTCCCTGCGGCGGCGACCGGGGGGCGAAGCAAACGGCGACAGACAGGTGAGTTGAAGCAAGCACAGGAAGCGAGAGAAGGACCGAGGATTCGAGAAAATGGCAAAGGATTAAGCAACGGATAGGTAGCTAGGGAGGGGAGGCGCTCACATCCGCATCACGAGGAACACCGCCTGCCGCAGCCGCTTCCTTGGGGACGGCgccgcctcctgctccggcgcGAGCCGTCTCTTGTGCGTCATCACGCGGTTTTAGGCCGGGAAGGGCGATGTGAGTTGGGGAAGGGCGATGTGCGGGTGCCACTGCCAGTGGTCGTCTGGTCTGGGACTTCGAGGCGCGAGTATATTATATATATAGTGGGGCAACGGCGAGGCTAGGGCTTGGCTGCTTGTgtgcagagaaattggagcgaagaTGGAGCGAGGTGGATGGGCGTTGCTCGATCGGGCGGCCACGCGCGCGCTGCTCGGACCGGGCACCGTAACGCGTGTGCCGTGTGAGGTTGCGAGGTGGTGCGATGTGCGGTGACACGACCGGCTGCCATCCCCGCCATGGCACCGGAGAATTGCAGATCATCACCGCAAGTTCGACGAAAGTGTTCGCACGTACggaaggccccggccgcgcgcgaCGTCCAAGGCCAAAACCTGTGGTGGCCCCGGAaattttgttctttttttctttcctggAAAGCCAGAAGTTGCCATCCAAACCGTccgtccaagatcgtgcggcccaGATTGTGTCGCGCCGTGGAACCAAAAATCTCACTTGCACGCGATAAAATTCTCATTTTCCTTTTCATTGCTTATTCGCCTTTTTATTATTTAATAACTGTTAACTGACAATAAAATTCATCCTTTCGCTGCCCGTCATTTGACCTTTGTCAAGAGAAATTCAAAATGGTTGGCATGATATTTCGAGTTGCACAAGGCATGAGCAATGGTACTAGCATATACTTGCCACTTCCTCACACATGTCACATAGGTTTGGATAGCTAAAGGTAATTTCTTATACCGTCAATCTCCAACCCACATGATGCCCACAATCTGCAAGCTACAACGGTGGTTTTGAGGCTACTACTTTTCTAACTTGGGAACATTCAAACCTGATGGACCTGTACGTGGGGCGGTATGTCGAGCCAACCATTAGCCATTTCCTAAGCCACCTGCGGATCAAAGATTACCTCTCATTCCTAGGACCTAGATGTTATGTTTGAAGTAACCAGAATGCGAGCGTGGCATACCTCAGGGTCTTGCAACCTGTTGTGCATTGTAAACATCCAAAACAAGGGCCATTGTTGCACTTCAAATCTTGTCGAGAACTACATCCACATGAAAATACGCCATTACGTACAAATGCATCTAGAACCATTAAAAATGTTTGATATAAGTGCAAATTTAATCATCAAGCTTGCTAAAGTGATGCACATATGACCCTTTACACGTACTCATGTAGATCTATGAAGTGGCTTGTGATTTGCTAACACAACCATCGGAGGGTGGTCTATCATATCAGCGGACACAAATGTATTCAGgggtattcagctgaatacccaTTAATTTTCGTAAACAAAACTTAACATTCATCCCACCTAGCCTATTATTTCCAGGCCCAAGAGAAACAATAGATTCTCTCCCTACGTCTCGTGAGGCCTCGAGCAATCCGGCAATACATGCTTGCTCCAGCGACACAACTAGGCCAAGGCGGCGACCGATTTCGGTGCTGATCGAGGTGCCTGCTGCCGCGACACCATCGATGTGGGAAAGCGAgaggaggaaacatcggaggccagGCTGCAAAGTGCATACACTAGCCGCACCAAGTTGTAGAATCCAGTGAAGCACCAAATATCTCGccttagggttctacattttaatcCTTACTGAAATCGTTTTCAAGTTCGAAACTAGAAAATCGGAAATTCCTCCACCAGTTAAATAGTTTTTCTCCATATTTATGTGTAGAATGTGACTAATAAGTTGAGAAACGAGATGGTGGCAAATACTAGAAACATTGCTTGGCCTAGGACTGTGGAACGCCATTATATATACTAGGGGAACGACGAGGGTGGGGCTTATCTGCTTGTGTATAGAAATTGGAGCGAAGATGAGAAGGTGTAGCGAGACGGAGAGGCCTCTCGGATGGCCACGTGGTGCTCAGTCCGGCCACCGTAAAGCATGTCGTGCGAGGTTGGGACTCTGCTCGGGCTGGGTTACGCAGTGACACGGCCGGGTTCAATCTCCTCCGCCATGGTACCGGAGAATTGGAGATCACCACCGCTAGTTCGACAAATGCACCTTCTCATCTTAAGACAAGTTGATCTAATCACAAATGCATCTACAACCATCGAGCTTGCTAAAGGGATCCACATATATGACCCTTCTTTCTGTAATTTCTCGTGTGTGTATCAATGAGGTGGCATGCAATCCGCTAACTCGTTTATCAGTTAAAttagtccccccccccccccccaatccaTTAAACGATGTCGCAAGTTAATTTAGATGTATGGACACACGTAGTAAATTATTTCCCACTTTGCCTCACCGCGCCACGGTCGCTTGGGTAGCATGCTCAATGTTCTCCCCTTCCCTTCCCGTTTTCAGTTGCTTCACCATGCTCCCTTTGACAACAAAGACCCTATGACTTGCAACGACACAGGCTCGTTATAAGTCAAGTTGTGAGGCCCACTCGCGTAGGTCTTGGGTCGGAACTGCAAGTTCATGAGGGTGATGTCAACGAGGCTATCGACGGCATGGATTGAGTAATGAGCTTCATGATTACTCGCTGATCACTACGCTCGTAATGAAGTAGCCTCTTAGGCCGCAATATATTCGTCTATACTTTGCTTGCTCTTTCTCTAATGAACCGTAGGGAGTGGCATGCGATCGTATTGATTGGATAACAAAATCGCAGGAAGACACATTGAAATGTGGACACCTCCATGACCATATGCCACGTCATTGCTCCACCAGCATCGTACAAATTAGAAAAGTAGAAAAGATTGTATACGGCCACTTTGGCAAGTTTATGATCCCAATTGGATCAGTTATGAGCTGAAGGACTGTAGTATTGCTTCCACTCAATAAGCCCAGTGGTTTGTATATGTATTCTCATTTCGTATACAAGGCTAGTTATAATGTCAACTTGACCAAGTTTTTGCAGAAATATTCCGACATAGAGAACATTAAATTAGTATCACTAAATCTACCATGGGATGTTTTTTTCATAATATATTATTTGGATATTTTCGATGTTATCATTTTTTGGTTAAATTTAATGAGTGTTGACTTATGACAAGACTAGATGACCTTTATACATACACTAGCACAATACTCGTGCGTTGCAACAGATCGATAAATGATAGATggctttcctgaaaaatagattaAATACTAGTACATCTGatccaaattagttgttcaggttCAATGAATCAAGACAGATTTAGAGAACATTTTTTCTTAAATTTGCATTAATTAATTTGAAACAGAGGTGGTAGAAGGTTGGGTCTTCTGTTTCCAAATTAGTAGAACTCCGCAGCCTCGCATGATGACACTATTTTATCCTGCCCTCTTACTCAGCTCCAATGGCCGATCGATCGATCCCAGTCGACCTTTGATCAAATGACTGCTCTAATTCACACTTGTTTTGTTACCCCCACCGCGACGTAGTATGGAGTTGGACATCGATCGATCTAATTCACACATTGAACAACCGATCCAAATAGCACATGACATATGGATGGCCACATTTCATTCTCTATTGGATGGTAAATCATGGACGTACCAAAATTACGAAAGGAATGATGCACGCACGTGCATATACGTTTCTAATTAAGTAGCCCGCCCCATGGATCGATCTATGTCCGGGTGCATTTATTTTCTTTGCAAGGATCGCGTGCTCTTGCCGATAGAGTATCAAGTGCAATCCCATCTAAATCCTAGTACTAGTCTAGTGTGTTTTATTTTTTAGTGtaaattttaaaattaaaattcaaaCTAAAACAGGTAAAATACACTAGTGAAATCCTAGTGGAATCTCATCTTGATACCTTACTTGCCCAGCGTGCTGATCCAATCAGGCGAGATTCAATCTAAATTCTGTCTATATATTTGGCCACGAAGGTATGAAGCCGgcttccatcgaacaacttcattGACGTAAGAATTATCGTTTTTTTACGTACCATCATCACCTctagcaatttaatagtaaacatGGATACTGCCGGGTAAGAAAAAAGAGCCGGATAGCCACAATCATCGGTTCGTCgtcgagccttctctttttttttcatgaTATTTTGGTCAACTCGGCATTTCGCCCTGTGCGATAACCATTCTCTTGCTATGTGATCTTGCTCATCACAGAGCATATGTACTAGCAGTCTAACACAGAATCCTTTTTAGCTTCGACAGAATTAAGCATTCAACTTGTTCAGAACTTCAGATCAATGCTATACAATCTTTCCGATAACATTGACGGCCCATTGAGGAGAAATGGATACACTACCATATATGACTGGTCGTCTTCGTGGTAATTAACCACTGCTCCTGCATTGAAAAAATGCAGAGATGATTAACTAACAAGGAATACGGGTATGCATAATTCGCAAATGGTACTGCCTACCAAAGAAGATGATCGAGACTGATCCCAGCTAGCTTTGATGCATCGCCCCTCCCTGAACAACAATGGTGGCAGAAGCGAGCGAGAGCCTTTACAGTGTGTTAGCAGCGCACGCGAGCATGAAGAACACAGGCATTGTGACATCTTATATAAGTTATACCGCAAGCCGCCGCCGGAAGGTGAACAAGTCTTTCATCAATGGAGACGCTGCGCCGCCCAGCGCGCGTGCGAGGATCGGTCGAGGAAGTTCCTGCGACGCTTTTGTCTGATATAAATCAAAGAAAATGAAAGGGACTTCTGGGCGATTGAAGTGAACCGCGTAGCGACGGGGAGGGGACGACTAGACTGCGCTGTGTAGGACGGGTAATTTCTGTTCCTTTTCCATCCATTTTCCTTAGTTGTTCCGGTGAGTTTCTGTGCATACAGCATCTCGTCGGCATTGCGTAGCTAGAGTCCCAAATTTCTCGAACAGATGGGCTATGGCCTTTCTCGGGTACGCGTTCTTCctagaaagttttttttttttcttaactGGGTTCTTCGTAGAAAGTTGAGCGCGGTTTCGAGCGTTTTACACTAGCGACTTTTCTGTATTAGCCTGCTAGCTGGGAGATTGTAAATCCATGAGTTTCCTTCACCATCAATTTTTAAGAAGATGCTGGAGTAGTTACCCCTTCTCTCAAAGCCAGATCCATGTTGAAATGAGAGTGTTCAAGGGAGGCGACACTTGCCATCATCCGCCAGTGGGGCGAGTTCATCACCCCAGGCGTCCTCTTCCTCTACATCGGCAGCTGGATCGGGTGGGTCTGTAGGAGCTACTTCATCCATGTCGACCTCACCACGGTGGCCGGGGTAGAAAAGGGTTCTGCTCCACCGCCGGTGACTCTCGGTAGGTTTCTACAGAAGTCCATGGCGGTCGAAGCTCGAGGCGTGGGGTGCGTCTCGGTTCTGGAGGTTTCCCGGCAGGAGCCCTCGATGGCGGTACGGTGGCCGCCGCTGTTGGATTCAACGGACGCGTTCCCTCCTCTTCGGACGGGCTCGCGAGGGACGCAGATCTGCC contains:
- the LOC124662988 gene encoding uncharacterized protein LOC124662988; protein product: MTHKRRLAPEQEAAPSPRKRLRQAVFLVMRMERRARAVTAEQMAQMVRLVQLDMAKLFVLLMVLVLRIGSMESMLLQLPNMVRGLVAEELADFHRSLTVSMQDMIQSVRQKEEPQAASLPNGVNEPSTSRVVPQGLPEAGGSSGVVRLRFVGADRPEDPLFTRCPVEWQNGENPRVAIFRNEKQITGGDLSKVQIEILPVNAEFFTERGQDDFTKEEFNKHIHMCSGKETVLATITLRNGEADLGSIIFTETSHLKKLRLTARVKRQDLTVRVQEAITDPFVVKDIRSRSNAKSNLPSKGDAVHTLKGISKNGKHFAALEGKNITTVKHLMRHYHKDKSSLQELTGMKEKSWSTMIEHASTCAPGDEIFSYRVTEENCEVLFNDLYDLVGIIINGQYVPVRNLDKYHQRKVEDWKISAYKKFDEQENSGGLAADYFMSNDDCPVREKPLNNESCPSVQARPTWKYPNDMAAQQEFGEQYHIRQPNGFSLAEVLANNNAGPSNQEAPLNSQHTVGQDLGQHGPSMPQNGTLCSHRTQGNILNGQGSLPAQPTMPSFNFPPVPEDDWITRARLIGQQNGYLSSSATDAPGTSFPVTDGVSQATSLLNQAEDDSFSELFEKWLGEEEARGADQDIIPANNAKLPNSNNQFHG